In Pseudomonas fluorescens, a genomic segment contains:
- a CDS encoding PP2C family protein-serine/threonine phosphatase, giving the protein MGATYVSASKSHVGMVRQVNEDACLDLPENRLWVVADGMGGHAAGDYVSSLIVDSLRSVPLGRSLEEYSAALRNDLLRINAAVREETANRGVTMMGSTVVVLAARGLRGVCLWAGDSRLYRLRDGVLEGISRDHSYVQDLQDSGLLSEADARVHPRANIVTRAIGVEAQLELAVVDLLIAPGDSYLLCSDGLNKTVEDHEIREVLSHDAPDEIVRSLVHLGLNRGAPDNITAIVVKVSA; this is encoded by the coding sequence ATGGGGGCGACGTATGTATCCGCGAGCAAAAGCCATGTGGGCATGGTCCGCCAGGTCAACGAAGACGCCTGCCTGGACCTGCCGGAAAACCGCCTGTGGGTGGTGGCCGACGGCATGGGCGGGCATGCGGCGGGGGATTACGTCAGCAGCCTGATCGTCGACAGCTTGCGCAGCGTGCCGCTGGGTCGGTCCCTCGAGGAATACTCGGCGGCCTTGCGCAATGACCTGCTCCGTATCAATGCCGCCGTGCGTGAAGAAACCGCCAACCGTGGTGTGACCATGATGGGCAGCACCGTGGTGGTGCTCGCCGCCCGCGGCTTGCGCGGTGTGTGCCTGTGGGCTGGTGACAGTCGCCTGTACCGCCTGCGCGACGGCGTGCTCGAAGGTATCTCCCGCGACCACAGCTACGTGCAGGACCTGCAAGACAGCGGCCTGCTCAGCGAAGCCGACGCGCGCGTGCACCCGCGCGCCAACATCGTCACCCGCGCCATTGGCGTAGAGGCCCAGTTGGAACTGGCGGTGGTCGACCTGTTGATCGCCCCGGGTGACAGCTACCTGCTGTGCAGCGATGGCCTGAACAAGACCGTCGAAGACCATGAGATCCGCGAAGTGCTCAGCCACGACGCGCCGGACGAAATCGTGCGCAGCCTGGTGCACCTGGGGCTTAACCGCGGCGCGCCGGACAACATCACCGCCATCGTCGTGAAGGTATCGGCATGA
- a CDS encoding DotU family type VI secretion system protein: MHPNDDDRTQFMPRPGGRAPEPVRAEPAPLSMPAAPILTGKSQGLNPLESAAGPLLALLTRLRNTIAHPAPASLRAQLLAYLRQFEERAEAAGVARNEVLLARYALCTALDEAVLSTPWGSTSDWGKQSLLITVHNEAWGGEKVFQLLDHCLQSPRERLYLLELLYLCMCLGFEGRYRVINDGRSQLEALRERTAAAIRSARGDHERELSPHWRGVSVARDRLAQFMPPWIAVAIGLALLLALLFGLRMKLASDAEPVFKNIHALGEIPVQAIDRPVAQPKVIERPRLAGFLAEDIKAGRVAVEDQVDRSVVTIRGDELFASASSSIVDDYQPLMLRIADAIRKVKGQVRVTGHSDNRPIATLRFPSNWALSEARAKSVLDILAAKTGQGDRFSAEGRSDTEPVATNATAEGRARNRRVEITVLAEGVE, translated from the coding sequence ATGCATCCCAATGATGATGACCGCACCCAGTTCATGCCGCGCCCGGGTGGCCGTGCGCCGGAACCTGTGCGTGCAGAGCCGGCGCCGCTGTCGATGCCGGCGGCACCGATCCTGACCGGCAAAAGCCAGGGGCTTAACCCGCTGGAAAGCGCCGCCGGCCCGCTATTGGCGTTGCTGACACGCCTGCGCAACACCATTGCCCACCCCGCACCGGCCAGCTTGCGTGCGCAACTGCTGGCCTACCTGCGCCAGTTCGAAGAACGTGCGGAAGCGGCCGGTGTGGCACGCAATGAAGTGCTGCTGGCGCGGTATGCGCTCTGCACCGCCCTCGATGAAGCGGTGTTGAGCACGCCGTGGGGCAGCACCAGCGACTGGGGCAAGCAGAGCCTGTTGATCACCGTGCATAACGAAGCCTGGGGCGGCGAAAAAGTCTTCCAGTTGCTCGACCACTGCCTGCAAAGCCCGCGCGAGCGCCTGTACCTGCTGGAATTGTTGTACCTGTGCATGTGCCTCGGGTTCGAGGGCCGCTACCGCGTGATCAACGACGGTCGCAGCCAGCTGGAAGCCCTGCGTGAGCGCACCGCTGCGGCGATTCGCAGTGCCCGTGGCGACCACGAACGCGAGTTATCGCCGCACTGGCGCGGCGTCAGCGTCGCGCGGGATCGCCTGGCGCAGTTCATGCCGCCATGGATCGCGGTGGCTATCGGCCTGGCGCTGCTGCTGGCGTTGCTGTTCGGCTTGCGCATGAAGCTGGCATCGGACGCCGAGCCGGTGTTCAAGAACATTCATGCCTTGGGCGAGATCCCGGTGCAGGCCATCGACCGTCCGGTGGCGCAGCCCAAAGTCATCGAGCGGCCACGCCTGGCCGGCTTCCTGGCGGAGGACATCAAGGCGGGTCGTGTGGCAGTAGAAGATCAGGTCGACCGTTCAGTCGTGACCATTCGTGGCGACGAACTCTTTGCGTCTGCCAGCTCCAGCATCGTCGATGACTACCAGCCGCTGATGCTGCGCATCGCCGATGCCATTCGCAAGGTCAAGGGCCAGGTGCGTGTCACCGGGCACAGCGACAACCGCCCGATTGCCACGCTGCGCTTCCCGTCCAACTGGGCGCTGTCCGAAGCGCGGGCCAAGTCGGTGCTGGACATCCTGGCAGCCAAGACCGGCCAAGGCGACCGCTTCAGCGCCGAAGGCCGCAGCGACACCGAGCCGGTGGCCACCAACGCCACCGCCGAAGGCCGTGCCCGCAATCGCCGGGTTGAAATCACCGTATTGGCGGAGGGCGTCGAGTGA
- the tssM gene encoding type VI secretion system membrane subunit TssM: MKAFFSFMIRWVIPVLGLIALSLIIWFVGPLLDGLVPEGRRWALIVLIFAVWIAYRVFRIIQARRQAAEVMRSLAAETPADPNSVATAEELSSLRQRMDEALALLKKAKLGGDERRNLYELPWYVIIGPPGSGKTTALVNSGLHFPLAAQLGAGAVRGVGGTRNCDWWFTDQAVLLDTAGRYTTQDSNSTVDKAAWLGFLDLLKKQRSRRPIDGAFIAISLSDLLLGTDAERAAHAAAIRLRIQELYTQLGVRFPIYLMLTKLDLVPGFMEFFDNLSKEERAQVWGMTFALDDGKNSDSPLAHLQSEFAGLEQRLNERLVERLQQERDPARRDLIYGFPQQFGALKDCLQSFLEGVFKPNAFEERVLLRGVYFTSGTQEGSPIDRLIGAMAQSMNLDRQHLARQSGTGRSYFIEKLFTAVAFAERGLVGVNPKVERRRKWIARGVLAATVALVIVVSSLWWVSYRANQAYIAQVDQKVAPLGQTVQNLSPAQREVLAVLPLLNAVKNLAGDSPNWSEGLGLYQGDMLEAESASVYRKLLIAVFAPRLVTRIEEQLHGGGNSDFLYEGLKAYLMLADTEHYDPDFIKAWIALDWDRNLPRDLPADQRQALAGHLQALFERHPPSARLDPRLIEDLRRQLQQLPVAQRVYDRVKRQKLPEGIPDFRINEAAGRDAALVFSRKSGKPLGEPLSGFFTAKGYRQAFLLSSLNQTGTLAEEQWVLGREQADQQNVVSLAADVRRLYFQDYQRQWDALLADIDFVPITSVAQAADVLRVISGPTSPLKKLLVAVAKETDLQAEERQLAAKGVPVEGGVDKLKERLGSLLGQEQPTANAPAAADDPVTAHFAELNSIVSKNEGEPAAIDGLLSDMNALYVQVSAMVGASGDALLGEAKNQAAAAATRVSLNAERQPPLVQGMVKSVVNSTTNSMMGGVRNQLNAAWVSEVVNVYRQSLAGRYPMSPGSTRDATLDDFGQFFGVGGVMDNYFRKYLQPYVDTSAQTWRWQPGAAQKLGIAPGVLQTFQRAATIRDAFFRSGGTQPIVRFELKPVSMDPSITQFLLDLDGQQLSYDHGPSRPVAMQWPNPGSIGVVRISIMPPSASGRSGVTLDGPWAWFRLLEQSDLTAGNSPDRFNLRLRVDGASIAYELRANSAFNPFKSRVLSGFSLPERL; this comes from the coding sequence GTGAAGGCGTTTTTCAGTTTCATGATTCGCTGGGTGATCCCCGTACTGGGCCTGATCGCCCTGAGCCTGATCATCTGGTTTGTGGGGCCGTTGCTCGATGGGCTGGTTCCGGAAGGGCGGCGCTGGGCGCTGATCGTGCTGATCTTTGCGGTGTGGATTGCCTATCGGGTGTTCCGCATCATCCAGGCGCGCCGTCAGGCGGCCGAAGTGATGCGCAGCCTGGCGGCGGAAACCCCGGCCGACCCCAACAGCGTGGCCACCGCCGAAGAATTGTCGAGCTTGCGCCAGCGCATGGACGAAGCCTTGGCCCTGTTGAAAAAGGCCAAGCTTGGTGGTGACGAACGCCGCAATCTCTATGAGCTGCCGTGGTACGTGATCATCGGCCCGCCAGGCTCGGGCAAGACCACTGCGCTGGTCAATTCCGGGCTGCATTTCCCGCTGGCCGCGCAACTGGGCGCCGGTGCGGTGCGTGGTGTCGGCGGCACGCGCAATTGCGACTGGTGGTTTACCGACCAGGCGGTATTGCTCGACACCGCAGGCCGCTATACCACCCAGGACAGCAATTCCACGGTGGATAAAGCCGCCTGGCTGGGCTTTCTCGACCTGCTGAAAAAGCAGCGCTCGCGTCGCCCGATCGATGGTGCCTTTATCGCGATCAGCCTGTCTGACCTGCTGCTGGGCACCGACGCCGAACGCGCCGCCCATGCGGCGGCGATCCGCCTGCGTATCCAGGAGCTGTACACCCAATTGGGCGTGCGTTTCCCGATCTACCTGATGCTGACCAAGCTCGACCTGGTGCCGGGCTTCATGGAGTTCTTCGACAACCTGAGCAAGGAAGAACGCGCCCAGGTGTGGGGCATGACCTTTGCCCTGGATGACGGCAAGAACAGCGACAGCCCGCTGGCCCACCTGCAAAGCGAATTCGCCGGCCTGGAACAGCGCCTCAACGAACGCCTGGTGGAGCGCCTGCAACAGGAGCGCGACCCGGCGCGGCGCGACCTGATCTACGGTTTCCCGCAACAGTTCGGCGCCCTGAAGGATTGCCTGCAAAGCTTCCTCGAAGGTGTATTCAAGCCCAACGCCTTTGAAGAACGCGTGTTGCTGCGCGGGGTGTACTTCACCAGCGGTACCCAGGAAGGCAGCCCGATTGACCGCCTGATTGGCGCCATGGCCCAGAGCATGAACCTGGACCGCCAGCACCTGGCGCGCCAGAGCGGTACCGGGCGCAGTTACTTCATCGAAAAACTCTTCACCGCCGTGGCTTTTGCCGAACGTGGACTGGTGGGTGTGAACCCGAAAGTTGAGCGCCGGCGCAAGTGGATCGCACGCGGTGTGCTCGCGGCCACCGTGGCCTTGGTGATCGTGGTCAGCAGCTTGTGGTGGGTGAGTTATCGCGCCAACCAGGCGTATATCGCCCAGGTCGATCAGAAGGTCGCGCCCCTGGGCCAGACCGTCCAGAACCTCAGCCCGGCGCAGCGCGAAGTGCTGGCCGTGCTACCGCTGCTCAATGCGGTGAAGAACCTGGCAGGCGATTCGCCCAACTGGTCCGAGGGCCTTGGGCTGTATCAAGGCGACATGCTGGAAGCCGAGTCCGCCAGCGTCTACCGCAAGCTGCTGATCGCGGTCTTCGCGCCACGCCTGGTGACGCGTATCGAAGAGCAACTGCACGGCGGCGGCAATTCCGACTTCCTTTACGAGGGCCTCAAGGCCTACCTGATGCTCGCCGACACCGAGCATTACGACCCGGACTTCATCAAGGCCTGGATCGCCCTCGATTGGGACCGCAACCTGCCCCGTGACCTGCCCGCCGATCAGCGCCAGGCGCTGGCCGGGCACCTGCAGGCGTTGTTCGAACGGCACCCGCCGAGCGCACGCCTCGATCCGCGTTTGATCGAAGACCTGCGTCGCCAGTTGCAACAACTGCCGGTGGCCCAGCGCGTCTACGACCGGGTCAAGCGTCAGAAATTGCCTGAAGGCATCCCGGACTTCCGCATCAACGAAGCCGCCGGCCGTGATGCTGCGCTGGTGTTCAGCCGCAAAAGTGGCAAGCCGCTGGGTGAGCCGCTGAGTGGTTTCTTTACCGCCAAGGGCTATCGCCAGGCGTTCCTGCTGAGCAGCCTGAACCAGACCGGTACCCTGGCCGAAGAGCAATGGGTACTGGGCCGTGAGCAGGCCGACCAGCAGAACGTGGTCAGCCTGGCCGCCGATGTGCGTCGCCTGTACTTCCAGGACTACCAGCGCCAGTGGGATGCGTTGCTCGCCGACATCGACTTTGTACCGATCACCAGCGTGGCCCAGGCAGCCGATGTGCTGCGGGTGATTTCCGGACCCACCTCGCCGCTGAAAAAACTGCTGGTGGCGGTGGCCAAGGAAACCGACCTGCAAGCGGAAGAGCGCCAATTGGCCGCCAAGGGTGTACCGGTGGAAGGTGGGGTGGACAAGCTCAAGGAGCGCCTGGGCAGCCTGCTCGGCCAGGAGCAACCGACCGCGAATGCCCCGGCCGCCGCGGATGATCCGGTGACCGCACACTTCGCCGAACTCAACAGCATCGTCAGCAAGAACGAAGGCGAACCGGCTGCCATCGACGGCCTGTTGTCGGACATGAATGCGCTATATGTGCAGGTCAGCGCCATGGTCGGTGCCAGCGGCGACGCCTTGCTGGGTGAGGCGAAGAACCAGGCGGCGGCTGCGGCCACGCGGGTCAGCCTGAATGCCGAGCGCCAGCCCCCTTTGGTGCAAGGCATGGTCAAGTCGGTGGTCAACTCCACCACCAACAGCATGATGGGCGGTGTGCGTAACCAACTGAACGCGGCCTGGGTCAGCGAAGTGGTCAACGTGTATCGTCAGTCCCTGGCAGGGCGCTACCCGATGTCGCCGGGCAGTACGCGTGACGCCACCCTGGATGACTTCGGGCAGTTCTTTGGCGTGGGCGGGGTGATGGACAATTACTTCCGCAAGTACCTGCAGCCGTATGTGGACACCTCGGCGCAGACCTGGCGCTGGCAGCCGGGCGCGGCGCAGAAGCTCGGGATTGCACCGGGCGTGCTGCAAACCTTCCAGCGTGCCGCGACGATCCGCGATGCGTTCTTCCGCTCCGGGGGTACCCAACCCATCGTGCGCTTCGAACTCAAGCCAGTGTCGATGGACCCGAGCATTACCCAGTTCCTGCTTGACCTTGACGGCCAGCAACTGAGCTACGACCACGGCCCGAGCCGCCCGGTGGCGATGCAATGGCCAAACCCCGGCAGCATTGGTGTGGTGCGAATTTCCATCATGCCGCCGTCGGCCAGTGGCCGCTCCGGTGTGACCCTGGATGGCCCGTGGGCTTGGTTCCGCCTGTTGGAGCAATCGGACCTTACCGCCGGCAACTCGCCTGATCGCTTTAACCTGCGCCTGCGTGTGGATGGGGCGAGCATCGCCTACGAGTTGCGCGCCAACAGCGCCTTCAATCCGTTCAAGAGTCGCGTGCTCAGCGGCTTCAGCCTGCCGGAGCGGTTATGA
- the tagF gene encoding type VI secretion system-associated protein TagF, which yields MTTLGFYGKLASRGDFVSRALPQSFIGPWDSWLAAGLLASQQSLGAEWLNVYLVSPLWRFVLAPGVCGPNAAAGVVMPSIDRVGRYFPLAVVALLDHDTNPASLVGGPDTWFEQAEELLLGTLDADATFERFNDGLDSLGLPAIEPRAVDSRFAGLQRVAATEPHQRMTALAEQACDGASLWWGRGSQTISPGLLRCQGLPATGDFAQFLLGQEGVM from the coding sequence ATGACGACGCTGGGTTTCTACGGCAAGTTGGCCAGTCGTGGGGACTTTGTCAGCCGCGCCTTGCCCCAGAGCTTTATTGGCCCATGGGACAGCTGGTTGGCGGCGGGTTTGCTCGCCAGCCAGCAGAGCCTGGGCGCCGAGTGGCTCAACGTGTACCTGGTCAGCCCGCTGTGGCGCTTTGTGTTGGCGCCGGGTGTGTGCGGACCGAACGCGGCGGCGGGCGTGGTGATGCCGAGCATCGATCGGGTGGGGCGGTATTTCCCGCTGGCGGTGGTGGCCTTGCTCGATCACGACACCAACCCGGCTTCTCTGGTGGGCGGTCCGGACACCTGGTTCGAACAGGCCGAAGAGCTGTTGCTCGGCACCCTCGATGCCGACGCTACCTTTGAACGCTTCAACGATGGCCTCGACAGCTTGGGCTTGCCGGCGATTGAGCCGCGAGCGGTCGACAGCCGTTTCGCCGGCCTGCAACGTGTGGCCGCCACCGAGCCCCACCAGCGCATGACCGCGCTCGCCGAACAGGCCTGCGACGGTGCCAGCCTGTGGTGGGGCCGTGGTTCGCAGACGATTTCCCCTGGTTTATTGCGGTGTCAGGGCCTGCCCGCCACCGGCGATTTTGCGCAGTTTTTGCTCGGACAAGAGGGTGTGATGTAG
- a CDS encoding serine/threonine-protein kinase, with protein sequence MNIVIPGYDIEGEIGEGAMASVYLATQRSLERKVALKVMAAALAADPSFCERFLREGKTLARLSHPHTVTIHDIGNVGELYYMAMEYLPNGTLKERIAAGLTPEQGVTLIRQIASALGYAHAQGLVHRDVKPANILFRADGTAVLSDFGIAKSLDDRTQFTQAGFAVGTPSYMSPEQARGQEIDGRADLYALGVVLYEILVGKLPYNGTDALSTALAHLTEPLPELPVHHGRYQGVLRKLLAKDPAERFPDAAALLAALDQLPADSPEATLVRPLPIPLSFDLAGMTPVTIDIPTDKPQPQPVRQPVVTPTQHNAVSEQRRGPVLALAAVAVAVALAIGGGSYWWLSGRDEPAKPPVAVVPQAKPPAAVAEVPQATPPVAVAEVDGGQRPLLMAGKRTLFQRVLSKPGAKLSNEAGSTSGKALPAFSVLYVYQRKDVDGSPWVRVGAATDGRSDGWLPAAQVSDWKQSLVLKFTERSGRAPVMFLRQSAEVEKLLADPAAAKGVLAKAQKNSEDNGQVLALEPAASAVPQNQFYLLPIFDSKESFDENGQPVQLLNVASIDPGSSAAAKPATPVMSANADAFRTAVVLVVDTTVSMQPYIDQVRDVVHELQTRIAERGELDSVSFGLVGFRNSIKKTPGLEYVAKTLISLDQGRDPQRFLDMARQVKASTVSSHSFNEDAFAGVMQAVEGMDWSGYGGRIILLVTDAGALRKNDPFAATQMNEAEVRQAALGKQIKIYALHLRTDAGKKTHAGAESQYRVLTADANPQIGDLYTPVPGGDVRKLGERVDEIGTVFANLVHQVRSNTPQPVPLLSGAPSLADKSAAVGYAMHMDFLGRKAASQAPQLVSAWTADRDLTNPALPAFQVCVMLTKLQLNDLQQSLKLIVDAARKTQTSPKDFFQEIASASAYMSRDPQALRKGGNLADGGILGEYLEGLPYRSKSLNMTQDLWLSLSVAEQEDFIDELDSKIRLYETFHNDVANWVRFGDAEPGDALYRVPLSTLP encoded by the coding sequence ATGAACATTGTGATTCCGGGCTACGACATCGAAGGCGAGATCGGCGAAGGCGCCATGGCCAGCGTGTACCTGGCGACCCAGCGCTCGCTGGAGCGCAAGGTGGCGTTGAAAGTGATGGCGGCGGCGCTGGCGGCCGACCCGAGTTTCTGCGAACGCTTCCTGCGCGAGGGCAAGACCCTGGCGCGCTTGTCGCACCCGCATACGGTGACCATCCATGACATCGGCAATGTCGGTGAGCTGTACTACATGGCCATGGAGTACCTGCCCAACGGCACGCTCAAGGAGCGCATCGCCGCGGGCCTGACGCCAGAGCAGGGCGTGACGTTGATTCGCCAGATTGCCTCGGCGCTGGGCTATGCGCATGCCCAGGGGTTGGTGCACCGCGACGTCAAGCCGGCGAACATCCTGTTCCGTGCTGACGGCACTGCGGTGTTGTCGGACTTCGGTATCGCCAAGTCCCTGGACGACCGTACCCAGTTCACCCAGGCCGGGTTTGCGGTGGGCACGCCGAGCTACATGAGTCCGGAGCAGGCACGGGGCCAGGAGATCGATGGCCGTGCCGACCTCTACGCGCTGGGCGTGGTGCTGTATGAAATCCTCGTCGGCAAGCTGCCGTATAACGGCACCGATGCGCTGTCCACGGCGCTGGCGCACCTGACCGAACCCTTGCCGGAGTTGCCGGTGCACCATGGCCGTTATCAGGGTGTGCTGCGCAAGCTGTTGGCCAAGGACCCGGCGGAGCGTTTCCCGGATGCGGCGGCGTTGCTGGCGGCACTGGACCAGCTGCCGGCGGACTCGCCAGAGGCCACGCTGGTGCGGCCGTTGCCGATCCCGCTGAGTTTTGATCTGGCGGGCATGACGCCCGTCACCATCGACATCCCGACCGACAAACCCCAGCCGCAACCGGTGCGCCAGCCGGTGGTGACACCGACCCAGCATAACGCCGTGTCCGAGCAGCGCCGTGGGCCGGTGTTGGCACTGGCCGCCGTGGCGGTGGCCGTGGCATTGGCCATTGGTGGCGGCAGCTACTGGTGGTTGAGCGGCCGTGATGAACCGGCCAAGCCGCCGGTTGCCGTCGTGCCGCAGGCCAAGCCGCCTGCGGCGGTAGCCGAAGTGCCACAAGCAACGCCACCCGTGGCGGTGGCTGAAGTGGATGGCGGCCAACGTCCGTTGTTGATGGCCGGCAAGAGGACCCTGTTCCAGCGTGTCCTCAGCAAGCCCGGCGCCAAACTGTCGAATGAGGCCGGCAGCACGTCGGGCAAGGCCCTGCCGGCGTTCTCCGTGCTCTACGTGTATCAGCGCAAAGACGTCGACGGCAGCCCGTGGGTTCGTGTCGGCGCCGCCACCGATGGCCGCAGCGACGGTTGGTTGCCCGCCGCCCAGGTCAGCGACTGGAAGCAAAGCCTGGTGCTCAAGTTCACCGAGCGCTCCGGCCGGGCGCCGGTGATGTTCCTGCGCCAATCCGCCGAAGTGGAAAAGCTGCTGGCTGATCCTGCCGCGGCCAAAGGCGTGTTGGCCAAGGCGCAGAAAAACAGCGAAGACAACGGCCAGGTCCTGGCCTTGGAGCCGGCTGCCAGTGCGGTGCCGCAGAACCAGTTCTACCTGTTGCCGATCTTCGACTCCAAAGAGAGCTTCGACGAAAACGGCCAGCCGGTGCAGTTGCTGAATGTCGCGTCCATCGACCCTGGCAGCAGCGCGGCCGCCAAGCCTGCAACGCCGGTGATGAGCGCCAATGCCGACGCCTTCCGCACCGCCGTGGTGCTGGTGGTCGATACCACCGTTTCCATGCAGCCCTATATCGACCAGGTTCGCGACGTGGTGCACGAACTGCAAACCCGCATTGCCGAGCGTGGCGAACTGGACAGTGTCAGCTTCGGCCTGGTCGGTTTTCGCAACAGCATCAAGAAAACCCCGGGCCTGGAATACGTGGCCAAGACCTTGATCAGCCTTGACCAGGGCCGCGACCCGCAACGCTTTCTCGACATGGCGCGCCAGGTCAAGGCGTCCACGGTGTCCAGCCATTCCTTCAACGAAGATGCGTTTGCCGGGGTGATGCAGGCCGTGGAAGGCATGGACTGGTCCGGCTATGGCGGGCGGATCATCCTGCTGGTCACCGACGCTGGCGCCCTGCGCAAGAACGACCCGTTCGCCGCCACTCAGATGAACGAAGCCGAAGTGCGCCAGGCCGCGCTGGGCAAGCAGATCAAGATCTACGCCCTGCACCTGCGCACCGACGCTGGCAAGAAAACCCACGCCGGCGCCGAGAGCCAATACCGTGTCCTCACCGCCGACGCCAACCCACAGATCGGCGACCTGTACACGCCGGTACCGGGGGGGGATGTGCGCAAGTTGGGTGAGCGGGTCGATGAGATCGGCACGGTGTTCGCCAACCTAGTGCACCAAGTGCGCAGCAACACGCCGCAGCCGGTGCCGTTGCTGAGTGGCGCGCCGAGCCTGGCGGATAAATCCGCGGCGGTCGGCTATGCCATGCACATGGACTTCCTCGGCCGCAAAGCCGCGAGCCAGGCGCCGCAACTGGTCAGCGCCTGGACCGCCGACCGCGACCTGACCAACCCGGCACTGCCGGCGTTCCAGGTGTGTGTGATGTTGACCAAATTGCAGCTCAATGACCTGCAACAGTCGCTGAAACTGATCGTCGATGCCGCGCGCAAAACCCAGACTTCACCCAAGGATTTCTTCCAGGAAATCGCCAGCGCCTCAGCCTATATGAGCCGTGATCCGCAAGCCCTGCGCAAGGGCGGCAACCTGGCCGATGGCGGGATTCTCGGCGAGTACCTGGAAGGCCTGCCGTACCGCAGCAAGTCGCTGAATATGACCCAGGATTTGTGGTTGTCGTTGAGCGTGGCCGAGCAGGAAGACTTTATCGACGAGCTGGATTCGAAGATCCGCCTCTACGAAACCTTCCACAATGACGTGGCCAACTGGGTCCGTTTCGGCGATGCCGAGCCGGGTGATGCGTTGTACCGCGTACCCTTGTCGACGCTGCCGTAA